A stretch of Carnobacterium iners DNA encodes these proteins:
- a CDS encoding GntR family transcriptional regulator — translation MIEKNSATPLYVQLVDILIADITQKMQPNDKMMSEREICQLYDVSRTTVRLALAELENSGYIYKRHGRGTFVSGALKERKNLMDNYSFTDHMRQLGKEPKTIVVTFELDAVNPILAKQLGLKEGEEIYRLERIRLANAEPMMFEISYIPAYLFPNLTKEKLSTRPLYEIFKEDYNQTVKIADEEFSASLVTDEEAEMLEVAFFSSCLRIQRTSYNKQNIVIEYTSSVARSDQFVYNVRHSK, via the coding sequence ATGATTGAAAAAAATAGTGCAACGCCTTTATATGTCCAACTTGTAGATATTTTAATCGCTGATATTACTCAAAAAATGCAGCCAAATGACAAAATGATGTCAGAAAGAGAAATCTGTCAATTGTACGATGTGAGTCGCACAACGGTTCGCTTAGCTTTAGCAGAATTAGAAAATTCGGGGTATATCTATAAGAGACATGGACGAGGAACGTTTGTATCTGGAGCGTTAAAGGAACGGAAAAATTTAATGGATAATTATAGTTTTACAGATCACATGCGCCAACTGGGTAAAGAGCCAAAAACAATTGTTGTGACGTTTGAACTAGATGCTGTTAATCCGATACTTGCCAAACAATTGGGATTAAAAGAAGGAGAAGAAATTTATCGACTAGAGCGAATTCGTTTAGCAAATGCAGAACCGATGATGTTTGAAATCAGTTATATACCTGCTTATTTATTTCCAAATTTAACTAAAGAAAAATTATCTACTCGGCCTTTATATGAAATTTTTAAAGAAGACTACAATCAAACGGTTAAAATTGCTGATGAAGAATTCTCAGCTAGCCTTGTCACAGACGAAGAAGCAGAGATGTTAGAAGTTGCTTTCTTTTCATCGTGTTTAAGGATTCAACGGACCTCTTACAATAAACAAAATATCGTTATTGAGTATACGAGTAGTGTGGCAAGAAGTGATCAATTTGTCTACAATGTTCGACATTCTAAATAA
- the agaF gene encoding PTS galactosamine/N-acetylgalactosamine transporter subunit IIA, which translates to MIGIVLSGHGEFASGLNSSIQLIAGKQAGFQVVDFSEGMSSDDLQEALKVAVESVEQGQGTVIFTDIPGGTPFNQSVILSTKKEKLRVVSGTNLPALLDGSFSRELVLGEFVSKVLLSGKEGLQEFVQKKKISVDSEMEDGI; encoded by the coding sequence ATGATTGGAATCGTTTTAAGTGGACACGGAGAATTTGCAAGCGGATTAAATTCATCTATCCAACTCATCGCTGGAAAACAAGCAGGTTTTCAAGTGGTTGATTTTTCAGAAGGAATGAGCTCAGATGATTTACAAGAGGCATTAAAAGTAGCCGTTGAATCAGTTGAGCAAGGTCAAGGAACGGTTATTTTTACCGATATTCCTGGTGGAACACCGTTCAATCAATCGGTTATTCTTTCTACAAAAAAAGAAAAATTAAGAGTCGTTTCAGGAACGAATTTACCAGCTTTGCTGGATGGTAGTTTTAGTCGAGAGTTAGTTTTAGGAGAGTTTGTTTCCAAAGTTTTACTGTCGGGTAAAGAGGGTTTACAAGAATTTGTCCAAAAGAAAAAAATTAGCGTCGATTCAGAAATGGAAGACGGAATATAA
- a CDS encoding SIS domain-containing protein has translation MFTLNEEELENLGATITTREIAQQPDLWEEAYTTYTERKKDIEEFFEKLTTKNDNMRVIFTGAGTSAYVGETIIPYLKGKVDGKQWDLAAVPTTTLVSNPYQFLKSDIPTLLVSFARSGNSPESVASVELGEQIVKDFYQLTITCAKEGELAKRAKGDKNNLLLLMPERSNDQGFAMTGSFSCMTLTALLVFDTAKEDEKAAYVKTIRQMGSSVVERVSEIQEVIDGDFDRIIYLGSGSLEGLTREAQLKVLELTAGKVVTAFDSSLGFRHGPKSFVNEKALVFVFVSNQAYTRKYDLDILKELKLDGIAQSVIAIETTGEQNFDGAAFSFGKEGKDVPDAYLALPYVIYGQTVSLLSSIKVGNKPDIPSPTGTVNRIVKGVTIYDYSE, from the coding sequence TTGTTCACATTAAATGAAGAAGAATTAGAAAATTTAGGTGCAACAATTACGACAAGAGAGATTGCACAACAACCTGATTTATGGGAAGAAGCTTATACAACTTACACAGAAAGAAAAAAAGATATTGAAGAATTCTTCGAGAAATTAACAACAAAAAATGATAATATGCGCGTTATCTTTACAGGAGCAGGTACTTCTGCTTATGTGGGAGAAACAATTATCCCTTATTTAAAAGGCAAAGTTGACGGAAAACAATGGGATTTAGCTGCTGTACCTACAACAACACTGGTTTCTAATCCTTATCAATTTTTGAAATCAGATATACCAACTTTATTGGTCTCATTTGCAAGAAGTGGGAACAGCCCAGAAAGTGTAGCTAGTGTCGAGTTAGGCGAACAAATAGTAAAAGATTTCTATCAACTAACCATCACTTGTGCCAAAGAAGGCGAATTAGCAAAACGAGCAAAGGGCGATAAAAATAATTTATTGTTATTGATGCCTGAACGCTCAAATGACCAAGGTTTTGCTATGACAGGAAGCTTTTCATGTATGACACTAACTGCCTTATTGGTTTTTGATACAGCAAAAGAAGACGAAAAAGCAGCTTATGTTAAGACGATTCGTCAAATGGGTTCATCAGTTGTTGAGAGAGTATCAGAAATTCAAGAAGTGATTGACGGCGATTTTGACCGTATTATTTATTTAGGTTCAGGAAGTCTCGAAGGTTTAACAAGAGAAGCACAATTAAAAGTGCTTGAGTTAACAGCAGGGAAAGTTGTGACGGCTTTTGATTCATCATTAGGATTTAGACATGGACCAAAATCATTTGTAAATGAAAAAGCATTGGTTTTTGTATTTGTTTCTAATCAAGCTTACACACGTAAATATGATTTAGATATTTTAAAAGAATTAAAATTAGATGGTATTGCTCAATCAGTTATTGCAATTGAAACAACAGGAGAACAAAACTTTGATGGTGCTGCATTCTCATTTGGTAAAGAAGGCAAAGATGTACCAGATGCTTACCTAGCTCTACCATATGTGATCTATGGTCAAACTGTTTCACTGCTTTCCTCTATTAAAGTAGGAAATAAACCAGATATACCATCACCAACTGGAACGGTTAACCGTATTGTTAAAGGTGTAACGATTTACGATTACAGCGAATAA
- the agaV gene encoding PTS N-acetylgalactosamine transporter subunit IIB, with protein MGTPNILLTRIDNRLIHGQVGMTWTNTLGANLVIVANDEVATDEVQQNLMDMVLPETAQSRFFTIEKTIRIIGKAAPHQKILLVVRTPEDALRLVEGGVPLKEINVGNLHFSEGKKQISPVVSVDESDIAIFKKLAALGVKLEVKGIPNERGFDLMTKI; from the coding sequence ATGGGAACACCAAATATTTTATTAACACGAATTGATAACCGTTTAATACATGGTCAAGTCGGAATGACTTGGACCAACACCCTAGGGGCAAATTTAGTCATTGTGGCTAATGATGAAGTAGCGACAGACGAGGTCCAACAAAACTTAATGGACATGGTCTTACCAGAAACAGCTCAAAGCCGTTTCTTTACTATTGAAAAAACCATTCGCATCATTGGTAAAGCTGCACCACATCAAAAGATTTTACTTGTTGTGCGCACACCCGAAGATGCATTGAGACTTGTCGAAGGAGGAGTACCGCTAAAAGAAATCAATGTTGGCAATCTACATTTTTCTGAAGGAAAGAAACAAATATCTCCAGTTGTATCTGTCGATGAAAGTGATATTGCTATATTTAAAAAACTTGCTGCTTTAGGAGTTAAGCTAGAAGTAAAAGGCATACCTAATGAACGTGGTTTCGATTTAATGACAAAAATTTAA
- the agaW gene encoding PTS N-acetylgalactosamine transporter subunit IIC, giving the protein MFIQALLIGLWAGIAGIDQFNGLTHIHRPIVTGAVVGLILGDFTTGLIAGATLELVWAGMVPLAGAQPPNVVIGGIIGTAFAILSGQAPEVAVGIAVPFAVAGQALITLLFTAYSPIMHKMDTYAMEGNTKAIDRLNYMGPLFLFIFFFTISFLPIYFGAEQAAAIVGLLPAWLISGLGVAGGIMPAVGFAMLLKIMFKWSYAPFFAMGFVAAAYLNLPILAVAILAVAIAGYDYMSQGNTPKATPVVANGIDEEEDYSDGI; this is encoded by the coding sequence ATGTTTATTCAAGCATTACTGATTGGCCTATGGGCTGGAATTGCCGGAATTGACCAATTCAACGGCTTAACACATATACACAGACCCATTGTTACAGGGGCAGTTGTAGGACTTATATTAGGAGATTTTACAACAGGTCTAATTGCAGGTGCAACACTAGAACTTGTCTGGGCAGGAATGGTACCGCTTGCTGGTGCTCAACCACCTAACGTTGTAATCGGTGGAATTATTGGTACAGCTTTTGCTATCTTATCAGGTCAAGCACCAGAAGTAGCTGTCGGAATTGCGGTTCCTTTCGCAGTTGCAGGTCAAGCTCTTATTACATTATTATTTACAGCTTATTCTCCAATTATGCACAAAATGGATACGTACGCTATGGAAGGCAATACAAAAGCCATTGATCGTCTGAATTATATGGGGCCTTTATTCTTGTTCATTTTCTTCTTTACTATTTCATTCTTACCTATTTATTTCGGAGCAGAACAAGCAGCAGCAATCGTTGGATTATTGCCAGCTTGGTTAATCAGCGGCTTAGGTGTTGCGGGTGGTATTATGCCAGCAGTTGGTTTTGCAATGTTGCTTAAAATCATGTTCAAATGGTCTTATGCGCCATTCTTCGCAATGGGATTTGTCGCAGCAGCCTATTTAAACTTACCGATTCTAGCTGTAGCTATTCTAGCAGTTGCAATTGCTGGATACGACTACATGTCCCAAGGAAACACTCCAAAGGCTACGCCTGTTGTAGCCAACGGTATTGACGAAGAGGAGGACTACAGTGATGGCATCTAA
- a CDS encoding PTS system mannose/fructose/sorbose family transporter subunit IID, producing MASKETTTTLNKEDFIKNTYNDPTIEKVITKKDLNKMVWRSLLLQASFNYERMQGGGWTFGLIPGLKKIHKDEGDLSVALLDHMQFFNTHPFLVTFIQGIIIAMEENKEDRATIRGIKVALMGPLGGIGDAMFWLTLLPIAGGIGASLSSQGNVAGPIIFLIAFNIVHFGLRFFLMHYGYNTGTKAISSLKEGTKKISRAASIVGLAVVGALVASYVNFKLGLVIQAGKIPVNIQEGVIDQIMPKLLPLAYTFFCYWLLKKGKSPLTLIGMTVLIGLLGSLVGLF from the coding sequence ATGGCATCTAAAGAGACAACGACAACACTAAACAAAGAAGATTTTATTAAAAATACGTACAATGATCCGACAATTGAAAAGGTGATTACTAAAAAAGATTTGAATAAAATGGTTTGGCGTTCTCTACTTTTACAAGCTTCATTTAACTATGAAAGAATGCAAGGTGGTGGTTGGACTTTCGGTTTGATACCTGGCTTGAAAAAAATCCACAAAGATGAGGGTGACCTTTCAGTTGCTTTATTAGACCATATGCAATTCTTCAATACTCATCCATTTTTGGTAACGTTTATTCAAGGAATCATCATCGCAATGGAAGAAAATAAAGAAGATAGAGCAACGATTCGTGGTATCAAGGTTGCTTTAATGGGACCATTAGGTGGTATTGGTGATGCAATGTTCTGGCTCACACTCTTACCGATTGCAGGTGGAATAGGGGCTTCACTTTCTTCACAAGGAAACGTCGCTGGACCAATTATTTTCTTAATTGCATTTAATATCGTTCACTTTGGCTTAAGATTCTTCTTAATGCACTATGGTTACAATACAGGTACAAAAGCTATTTCTTCATTAAAAGAAGGCACAAAGAAAATCTCTCGTGCAGCTTCTATTGTTGGTTTGGCTGTTGTTGGAGCTCTAGTTGCTTCTTATGTTAACTTTAAACTGGGCTTAGTTATTCAAGCGGGTAAAATTCCAGTTAATATTCAAGAAGGTGTTATTGATCAAATTATGCCTAAATTGCTTCCATTAGCGTATACATTCTTCTGTTATTGGTTATTGAAAAAAGGAAAATCTCCTTTAACATTAATCGGAATGACTGTTCTAATTGGTTTGCTTGGTAGTTTAGTAGGATTATTCTAA
- the nagA gene encoding N-acetylglucosamine-6-phosphate deacetylase, whose product MSKYIFAEQFFLENNVTGPGYLEIIEGKFGDFYQEKPSTGNEILDYTGYSVAPGLVDTHIHGFKNHDLMATDAAGLNVISEGLLSCGVTSFLATTLTSLTEKLDQAVKMVGDNYKQVTGAKIKGIFLEGPFFTEKYKGAQNPKYFGDPTIEKLKKWQELSSGTIKKIALAPERTGVSEFIEYAAKDHINVALGHSDATYEEAKLAVEKGASIFVHTYNGMRPLNHREPGMVGAAMDLKGVFAELICDGHHVHPVAANILMNARGRKETVLITDCMMAGGMPEGHYELGEFPVEVKDGAARLESGSLAGSVLELKDAVKNVVEWGIATPEEAIQMATIVPAKSVEIADDCGKIAPGYAADFIVLDSSLTLKATFLDGKCRYQTK is encoded by the coding sequence ATGTCAAAATATATTTTTGCAGAACAATTTTTTCTCGAAAATAACGTTACAGGACCAGGTTATTTAGAAATAATAGAAGGAAAATTTGGGGATTTTTATCAAGAAAAACCAAGCACGGGTAATGAGATACTCGATTATACGGGCTATAGTGTTGCTCCCGGGTTAGTAGATACGCATATTCATGGGTTTAAAAACCATGATTTAATGGCAACAGATGCAGCAGGTCTGAATGTTATTTCAGAAGGCTTACTTTCTTGTGGGGTTACTTCCTTCTTAGCAACAACATTAACTTCTTTAACAGAAAAATTAGATCAGGCTGTTAAAATGGTTGGAGATAATTATAAACAGGTAACTGGCGCAAAAATAAAAGGGATTTTTTTAGAAGGTCCATTTTTTACTGAAAAGTATAAGGGTGCTCAAAATCCGAAATATTTTGGTGATCCAACGATTGAAAAATTAAAAAAATGGCAAGAGTTATCTAGTGGCACAATTAAAAAAATTGCGCTTGCACCAGAAAGAACAGGAGTAAGTGAGTTTATTGAGTATGCCGCTAAGGATCATATTAATGTAGCATTAGGACACAGTGATGCAACCTATGAAGAAGCGAAGTTAGCTGTTGAAAAAGGAGCATCCATTTTTGTTCATACCTACAATGGCATGCGTCCATTAAATCATCGTGAACCAGGCATGGTTGGAGCAGCAATGGATTTAAAAGGTGTTTTTGCTGAACTGATTTGTGATGGCCACCATGTTCATCCGGTAGCTGCTAATATCCTAATGAATGCTAGAGGCAGAAAAGAAACGGTTTTAATAACAGACTGCATGATGGCTGGTGGGATGCCTGAAGGACACTATGAGTTAGGTGAATTCCCTGTCGAAGTCAAAGATGGCGCAGCTCGTCTTGAAAGCGGTTCTTTAGCCGGTAGCGTATTAGAATTGAAAGATGCTGTGAAAAATGTTGTTGAATGGGGAATCGCTACTCCAGAAGAGGCGATTCAAATGGCAACAATAGTACCCGCTAAAAGTGTAGAAATAGCAGATGACTGTGGCAAGATAGCTCCTGGTTATGCAGCTGACTTTATTGTCTTAGATTCAAGTTTAACGTTGAAAGCGACTTTCTTAGATGGAAAATGTCGTTACCAAACCAAGTAG